From Mustela erminea isolate mMusErm1 chromosome 1, mMusErm1.Pri, whole genome shotgun sequence, a single genomic window includes:
- the CD209 gene encoding CD209 antigen isoform X1 translates to MAERCDSKDLGDPGFKSSADCVLSRSEEEMFGHRRVTKKYTGLLRGSKILPGCLTRAQLPLLLLLASVGFFLLLVATLVQVSSVRQSLQKEKCDHQQSPSQVGVSQKPPRSDLDEILQQLTWMNATLAGLCRPCPWKWELFQGTCYFFSQTQNVWKDAISACQNLRAQLVIINSTAEQKFLKSWNTKNNQRTWIGLSDHHNEGSWKWLDNSPVQLSFWKEGEPNNHGDEDCVELYSEGWNDNRCSVENFWTCEKPSSPCPGS, encoded by the exons ATGGCAGAAAGGTGTGACTCCAAGGACCTGGGGGACCCCG GCTTCAAGAGCTCAGCTGACTGTGTTCTGTCCCGTTCAGAGGAGGAGATGTTTGGGCACAGGAGAGTAACGAAGAAATACACTGGTCTCCTCAGGGGCTCAAAGATCTTGCCAG GGTGTCTGACGCGGGCCCAgctgcctcttcttcttcttctcgcCTCCGTGGGCTTCTTCCTGCTCCTGGTGGCCACCCTGGTTCAAG TCTCTAGCGTTCGCCAGTCACTGCAGAAAGAGAAGTGCGACCATCAGCAGAGCCCCAGCCAAG tgGGTGTGTCTCAGAAGCCCCCACGATCAGACCTGGATGAGATCCTCCAGCAGCTGACTTGGATGAATGCCACCCTGG cTGGCCTGTGCCGCCCCTGTCCCTGGAAATGGGAACTCTTCCAGGGAACCTGCTACTTCTTCTCCCAGACCCAGAACGTCTGGAAAGATGCCATCTCGGCGTGTCAGAACTTGAGGGCCCAGCTGGTGATCATCAACAGCACTGCGGAGCAG AAATTTCTGAAGTCTTGGAATACGAAAAATAACCAGCGCACCTGGATCGGCCTCAGTGACCACCACAATGAGGGGTCCTGGAAGTGGCTGGACAACTCCCCCGTACAGCTCAG CTTCTGGAAAGAAGGGGAACCCAACAACCACGGAGACGAGGACTGTGTAGAATTATACAGCGAAGGCTGGAACGACAACCGATGTAGCGTGGAAAACTTCTGGACGTGTGAGAAGCCCTCGTCCCCCTGCCCTGGCTCCTGA
- the CD209 gene encoding CD209 antigen isoform X2, with amino-acid sequence MAERCDSKDLGDPEEEMFGHRRVTKKYTGLLRGSKILPGCLTRAQLPLLLLLASVGFFLLLVATLVQVSSVRQSLQKEKCDHQQSPSQVGVSQKPPRSDLDEILQQLTWMNATLAGLCRPCPWKWELFQGTCYFFSQTQNVWKDAISACQNLRAQLVIINSTAEQKFLKSWNTKNNQRTWIGLSDHHNEGSWKWLDNSPVQLSFWKEGEPNNHGDEDCVELYSEGWNDNRCSVENFWTCEKPSSPCPGS; translated from the exons ATGGCAGAAAGGTGTGACTCCAAGGACCTGGGGGACCCCG AGGAGGAGATGTTTGGGCACAGGAGAGTAACGAAGAAATACACTGGTCTCCTCAGGGGCTCAAAGATCTTGCCAG GGTGTCTGACGCGGGCCCAgctgcctcttcttcttcttctcgcCTCCGTGGGCTTCTTCCTGCTCCTGGTGGCCACCCTGGTTCAAG TCTCTAGCGTTCGCCAGTCACTGCAGAAAGAGAAGTGCGACCATCAGCAGAGCCCCAGCCAAG tgGGTGTGTCTCAGAAGCCCCCACGATCAGACCTGGATGAGATCCTCCAGCAGCTGACTTGGATGAATGCCACCCTGG cTGGCCTGTGCCGCCCCTGTCCCTGGAAATGGGAACTCTTCCAGGGAACCTGCTACTTCTTCTCCCAGACCCAGAACGTCTGGAAAGATGCCATCTCGGCGTGTCAGAACTTGAGGGCCCAGCTGGTGATCATCAACAGCACTGCGGAGCAG AAATTTCTGAAGTCTTGGAATACGAAAAATAACCAGCGCACCTGGATCGGCCTCAGTGACCACCACAATGAGGGGTCCTGGAAGTGGCTGGACAACTCCCCCGTACAGCTCAG CTTCTGGAAAGAAGGGGAACCCAACAACCACGGAGACGAGGACTGTGTAGAATTATACAGCGAAGGCTGGAACGACAACCGATGTAGCGTGGAAAACTTCTGGACGTGTGAGAAGCCCTCGTCCCCCTGCCCTGGCTCCTGA